In Chanodichthys erythropterus isolate Z2021 chromosome 11, ASM2448905v1, whole genome shotgun sequence, a single window of DNA contains:
- the shha gene encoding sonic hedgehog protein encodes MRLMTRVLLVSLLSLSLVVSGLACGPGRGYGTRRHRKKLTPLAYKQFIPNVAEKTLGASGRYEGKITRNSERFKELIPNYNPDIIFKDEENTGADRLMTQRCKDKLNSLAISVMNQWPGVKLRVTEGWDEDGHHFEESLHYEGRAVDITTSDRDKSKYGTLSRLAVEAGFDWVYYESKAHIHCSVKAENSVAAKSGGCFPGSALVTLKDGGQKAVKDLNPGDKVLAADSAGNLVFSDFIMFTDRDSATRRIFYVIETKEPVEKITLTAAHLLFVLDNSTDDLHTMTAAFASSVRAGQKVMVVDDSGQLKSVIVERIYTEEHQGSFAPVTAHGTIVVDRILASCYAVIEDHGLAHLAFAPVRLYYDVSSVLFPKNFISQSSATLQQEGVHWYSKLLYQMGTWVLDSHMLHPLGMSVNSS; translated from the exons ATGCGGCTTATGACgagagtgctgctggtgtctcttCTCAGTCTGTCCTTGGTGGTGTCCGGACTGGCCTGCGGTCCAGGCAGAGGCTACGGCACAAGAAGACATCGGAAGAAGCTGACACCTCTCGCCTACAAGCAGTTCATACCTAATGTCGCGGAGAAGACCTTAGGGGCCAGCGGTAGATACGAGGGCAAGATAACGCGCAATTCGGAGAGATTTAAAGAACTTATTCCAAATTACAATCCCGACATTATCTTTAAGGATGAGGAGAACACAGGCGCGGACAGACTCATGACACAG AGATGCAAAGACAAGCTGAACTCATTGGCCATCTCTGTAATGAACCAGTGGCCGGGGGTTAAGTTGCGTGTGACAGAGGGCTGGGATGAGGACGGTCACCATTTTGAAGAATCACTCCACTACGAGGGAAGAGCTGTTGATATCACCACCTCTGATCGAGACAAGAGTAAATATGGGACACTCTCTCGGTTAGCTGTAGAAGCTGGATTTGACTGGGTCTATTATGAGTCCAAAGCCCACATCCATTGCTCTGTCAAAGCAG AAAATTCGGTTGCTGCAAAATCTGGAGGGTGTTTCCCAGGTTCGGCTCTGGTCACGCTCAAAGACGGAGGGCAGAAGGCCGTGAAGGACCTGAACCCCGGCGACAAGGTGCTGGCGGCGGACAGCGCTGGGAACCTCGTGTTCAGCGACTTCATCATGTTCACAGACCGAGACTCCGCGACGCGACGTATCTTTTACGTCATAGAAACGAAAGAACCCGTTGAAAAGATCACCCTCACCGCTGCTCATCTCCTTTTTGTCCTCGACAACTCAACGGATGATCTCCACACCATGACCGCCGCGTTTGCCAGCAGTGTCAGGGCCGGACAAAAGGTGATGGTTGTTGATGATAGCGGTCAACTTAAATCTGTCATCGTGGAACGGATATACACGGAGGAGCACCAGGGCTCGTTCGCACCAGTGACTGCTCATGGAACCATTGTGGTCGACAGAATACTGGCGTCCTGTTACGCCGTAATAGAGGACCACGGTCTCGCGCATTTGGCCTTCGCGCCCGTCAGGCTCTATTATGACGTGTCATCAGTCCTGTTCCCCAAAAACTTCATCAGTCAGTCCAGTGCGACTTTACAACAGGAGGGAGTCCACTGGTACTCCAAGCTCCTCTATCAAATGGGAACGTGGGTTTTGGACAGCCACATGCTTCATCCTTTGGGGATGTCAGTAAACTCAAGCTGA